The following proteins are co-located in the Paenibacillus sp. JNUCC32 genome:
- the clpC gene encoding ATP-dependent protease ATP-binding subunit ClpC, with product MMFGRFTERAQKVLALAQEEAVRLGHNNIGTEHILLGLIREGDGIAAKALIGLGLGLEKIQDEVETLIGRGQEQPTNIAYTPRAKKVIELSMDEARKLGHTYVGTEHILLGLIREGEGVAARVLNNLGISLNKARQQVLQLLGSSEAVSSHHGTPQNVSTPTLDSLARDLTAIAKEGNLDPVIGRSKEIERVIQVLSRRTKNNPVLIGEPGVGKTAIAEGLAQRIINNEIPETLRDKRVMTLDMGSVVAGTKYRGEFEDRLKKIMDEIRQAGNIILFIDELHTLIGAGGAEGAIDASNILKPSLARGELQCIGATTLDEYRKYIEKDAALERRFQPITVDQPSPEEAIQILYGLRDRYEAHHRVKITDEAIEQAVKLSDRYITDRFLPDKAIDLIDEAGSKVRLHTYTIPPNLKDQEAHLEDIRKEKDAAVQSQEFEKAAALRDTEQKLREELEVTKNQWKEKQGRTDSEVTPEDIADVVANWTGIPVNKLKEEETERLLNLEEILHSRVIGQEEAVKAVSRAVRRARAGLKDPKRPMGSFIFLGPTGVGKTELARALAEAMFGDENAVVRIDMSEYMEKHSTSRLVGAPPGYVGYEEGGQLTEKVRRKPYSVVLLDEIEKAHPEVFNILLQVLEDGRLTDSKGRVVDFRNTLIILTSNVGAEAIKKNSTLGFTAVTDAGRDYNNMKGKVMDELKKSFRPEFLNRIDEIIVFHSLEEKHIAEIVTLMSDELRKRLKEFEVHFELTDKAKAFIAKEGYDPAFGARPLRRAIQKHIEDRLSEELLKGNVAKGDSLVIDEANGELVVNKSEGVTAASAETE from the coding sequence ATGATGTTTGGCAGATTTACGGAACGCGCACAAAAGGTGCTTGCATTGGCTCAGGAAGAAGCGGTACGCCTGGGTCACAACAATATCGGCACAGAACATATCCTGCTTGGACTTATTCGTGAGGGAGACGGCATTGCAGCCAAAGCGCTGATCGGACTTGGACTTGGTCTTGAGAAAATCCAGGACGAAGTGGAGACATTAATCGGACGCGGACAGGAGCAGCCAACCAACATTGCTTACACGCCTAGAGCGAAAAAAGTGATTGAGCTCTCCATGGACGAAGCCCGTAAGCTTGGCCATACGTATGTGGGAACCGAGCATATTCTGCTGGGGTTGATTCGCGAGGGCGAAGGGGTTGCGGCACGCGTGCTGAACAACCTGGGCATCAGCCTGAACAAAGCCCGTCAACAGGTGCTGCAGCTGCTGGGCAGCAGCGAAGCGGTGTCTAGCCATCATGGCACGCCGCAGAACGTGAGCACGCCTACATTGGACAGTCTCGCTCGGGATCTGACCGCCATTGCCAAGGAAGGCAATCTGGATCCGGTCATTGGCCGCAGCAAAGAAATCGAGCGCGTGATTCAGGTGCTTAGCCGCCGGACCAAGAACAACCCGGTACTGATCGGTGAACCGGGAGTCGGTAAGACGGCGATCGCGGAAGGCTTGGCACAGCGCATCATTAACAATGAAATTCCGGAGACGCTGCGCGACAAACGCGTGATGACGCTGGATATGGGCTCAGTCGTAGCAGGTACGAAATACCGCGGGGAGTTTGAGGACCGCCTGAAAAAAATCATGGATGAGATTCGTCAAGCCGGCAACATCATTCTGTTCATCGATGAGCTGCATACCTTGATCGGCGCAGGCGGAGCAGAAGGAGCCATCGACGCTTCCAACATCCTTAAGCCTTCATTGGCGCGAGGAGAGCTTCAGTGCATCGGGGCTACCACGCTGGACGAATACCGCAAATACATTGAAAAAGACGCTGCACTTGAGCGCCGCTTCCAGCCGATCACGGTGGATCAACCGTCGCCGGAGGAAGCCATTCAGATCCTGTACGGTCTGCGTGACCGTTACGAAGCGCATCACCGCGTGAAAATTACCGACGAAGCGATTGAACAGGCCGTGAAATTGTCCGACCGCTACATTACGGACCGTTTCCTGCCGGATAAAGCGATTGACCTGATTGACGAGGCCGGTTCGAAAGTTCGTCTTCATACGTATACCATACCGCCAAATCTGAAAGATCAGGAAGCGCATCTGGAGGACATCCGCAAGGAGAAAGACGCAGCCGTCCAAAGCCAGGAATTCGAGAAAGCGGCAGCGCTGCGCGATACGGAGCAGAAGCTTCGCGAGGAGCTCGAAGTCACGAAGAACCAATGGAAAGAAAAACAAGGACGTACCGATTCCGAGGTAACGCCGGAGGACATCGCCGACGTTGTCGCCAACTGGACCGGTATTCCCGTCAATAAACTGAAGGAAGAAGAGACCGAGCGTCTTCTGAATCTGGAAGAAATCCTTCACAGCCGCGTAATCGGCCAAGAGGAAGCCGTCAAAGCCGTAAGCCGTGCGGTTCGCCGGGCACGCGCAGGACTGAAGGATCCGAAGCGCCCAATGGGCTCCTTCATCTTCCTGGGTCCTACCGGGGTAGGTAAAACCGAGCTGGCACGAGCTCTTGCCGAGGCCATGTTCGGAGATGAGAATGCGGTCGTGCGAATCGACATGTCCGAGTACATGGAGAAGCATTCCACGTCGCGTCTCGTCGGAGCGCCTCCGGGATATGTCGGCTACGAGGAAGGCGGTCAGCTGACCGAGAAAGTGCGCCGCAAGCCGTATTCCGTTGTCCTCCTCGATGAAATCGAGAAGGCGCACCCTGAAGTATTCAATATCCTGCTTCAAGTGCTGGAAGACGGACGCCTGACCGATTCGAAGGGCCGCGTGGTGGATTTCCGGAATACCCTGATCATCCTGACTTCCAACGTCGGGGCGGAAGCGATCAAGAAGAACTCCACGCTTGGATTTACCGCCGTGACGGATGCAGGCCGCGATTATAACAACATGAAAGGCAAAGTGATGGATGAGCTCAAGAAGAGCTTCCGTCCGGAGTTCTTGAACCGGATCGACGAGATCATCGTGTTCCACTCTCTGGAAGAGAAACACATTGCCGAAATCGTGACGCTGATGTCCGACGAGCTGCGTAAACGCCTGAAAGAATTCGAGGTGCATTTCGAACTCACGGACAAGGCGAAGGCCTTCATAGCGAAGGAAGGATACGATCCGGCCTTCGGTGCCCGTCCGCTGCGCCGGGCTATCCAGAAGCACATCGAGGATCGCCTTTCCGAGGAGCTGCTGAAAGGCAATGTGGCCAAGGGCGACTCGCTTGTCATCGATGAAGCGAACGGCGAACTGGTTGTGAACAAGAGTGAAGGTGTAACGGCCGCATCGGCCGAAACGGAATAA
- the radA gene encoding DNA repair protein RadA: MAKTKTKFFCTECGYEAPKWFGKCPGCQSWNSMVEETETVIKTQGMNSPLFHSKEKPLSIINIESGKEPRIQTGIAELNRVLGGGLVPGSLVLVGGDPGIGKSTLLLQASNRLAQNGIRVLYISGEESVRQTKLRADRLGALSPELFVLCETNLESIEEAIENVQPGFVVIDSIQTVYLPEVTSAPGSVSQVRECTARFMRLAKVKGIATVLVGHVTKEGAIAGPRMLEHMVDCVLYFEGERHHTYRLLRAVKNRFGSTNEIGIFEMGEDGLREVGNPSELFLSERPLGVAGSTVVASMEGTRPVLVELQALISTTHFPSPRRMGTGVDHHRMNLIIAVLEKRMGMYLQTQDAYLNVAGGVKLDEPAVDLAIAVSIASSFRDIPTKPYDVIFGEVGLTGEVRAVSRAEQRVREAEKLGFKRVLMPEKSLKGWKHPKGIQIIGVNTVADALAVALD, translated from the coding sequence ATGGCAAAAACTAAGACGAAATTTTTCTGTACCGAATGCGGCTATGAAGCGCCCAAATGGTTCGGAAAATGTCCGGGCTGCCAATCATGGAATTCCATGGTAGAGGAGACCGAGACGGTAATCAAGACCCAGGGGATGAATTCCCCTCTTTTTCATAGTAAAGAAAAACCCCTTTCCATCATAAATATAGAAAGCGGTAAAGAACCCAGAATCCAGACGGGCATTGCGGAATTGAACCGGGTGCTCGGGGGCGGGCTGGTCCCGGGCTCGCTCGTGCTAGTCGGCGGCGATCCCGGCATCGGGAAATCCACGCTCCTGCTTCAAGCCTCCAACCGACTGGCCCAGAACGGCATTCGCGTTCTGTACATTTCCGGTGAGGAATCCGTGCGCCAGACCAAACTGCGCGCTGACCGGCTCGGGGCGCTGTCCCCGGAGCTTTTTGTCCTCTGCGAAACCAATCTGGAATCGATCGAGGAAGCCATTGAGAACGTACAGCCTGGCTTCGTTGTCATCGACTCCATTCAGACGGTGTACTTGCCTGAGGTAACCAGCGCGCCGGGCAGCGTATCCCAGGTTCGGGAATGCACGGCCCGCTTTATGCGGCTGGCGAAGGTGAAAGGCATCGCGACCGTCCTTGTCGGACATGTGACAAAAGAAGGCGCCATTGCAGGTCCAAGGATGCTGGAGCACATGGTGGATTGTGTGCTTTATTTTGAAGGAGAGCGTCATCATACTTACCGCTTGCTTCGCGCGGTGAAGAATCGTTTCGGTTCGACGAATGAGATTGGCATTTTTGAGATGGGTGAGGATGGGCTTCGGGAAGTCGGGAATCCATCGGAGCTCTTTTTATCCGAACGGCCTTTGGGCGTAGCGGGTTCGACCGTAGTTGCAAGCATGGAGGGTACGCGCCCGGTTCTTGTAGAGCTGCAGGCGCTCATCTCCACGACGCACTTCCCGTCACCGCGCCGGATGGGCACAGGGGTGGACCATCACCGCATGAACCTGATCATTGCCGTGCTGGAGAAACGGATGGGGATGTACCTGCAAACCCAAGACGCCTACCTGAACGTAGCGGGCGGCGTGAAGCTCGATGAACCTGCGGTGGATCTGGCCATTGCGGTCAGCATCGCATCCAGCTTCCGCGACATACCGACCAAGCCGTACGACGTTATTTTTGGCGAGGTGGGGCTGACCGGCGAGGTTCGCGCCGTTTCAAGAGCGGAGCAGAGGGTAAGAGAAGCCGAGAAGCTGGGTTTTAAGCGGGTTCTCATGCCGGAGAAGAGTTTGAAGGGATGGAAGCATCCGAAAGGAATACAAATTATCGGAGTCAACACCGTTGCAGATGCATTAGCGGTTGCGTTAGATTAG
- the disA gene encoding DNA integrity scanning diadenylate cyclase DisA translates to MKETSQLDKMNDLLKLVAPGTPFRDGLENVLRAKTGALIVVGYSPEVMEVVDGGFSINCDFSPNYLYELAKMDGAIILSEDLKRILYANTQLIPDSSISSIETGIRHRTAERVAKQTGKLVVSISQRRNIITLYQGSLRYALKEIGVILTKANQAIQTLERYRVVLNQSLTNLSASEFEELVTIPEVVNVIQRVEMVLRIKKEIKRYINELGNEGRLISMQMDELVSNMEEEAWLLYADYAREYSEEKIREIILALKRSTDEELLDIHHIVRLLGYPASAAASEEEILPRGYRILNKIPRLPNVIIRNLVDQFHDLSSIMTASIHELDEVDGIGEVRARTIKEGLKRLQEQVFIDRQI, encoded by the coding sequence GTGAAAGAAACGAGCCAACTGGACAAAATGAATGATTTGCTGAAGCTGGTAGCACCGGGAACGCCGTTTCGCGACGGACTGGAGAACGTGCTGCGGGCGAAGACGGGCGCCCTGATCGTTGTAGGCTACAGCCCGGAGGTAATGGAAGTTGTCGACGGCGGCTTCTCCATTAACTGCGATTTTTCGCCAAACTATTTATACGAGCTCGCTAAGATGGACGGCGCCATCATCTTGAGTGAAGACTTAAAACGAATCTTATATGCGAATACCCAGCTGATCCCGGATTCCTCGATCTCTTCCATCGAGACAGGGATACGGCACAGAACGGCGGAGCGGGTGGCGAAGCAGACGGGCAAGCTGGTGGTGTCCATCTCGCAGCGCCGCAACATTATTACGCTGTACCAAGGCTCGCTGCGGTATGCATTGAAGGAAATCGGCGTCATCTTAACCAAGGCGAATCAGGCCATACAGACGCTGGAGCGATACCGCGTGGTGCTTAACCAATCGCTGACCAACCTCTCGGCATCCGAATTCGAAGAGCTGGTCACCATCCCGGAAGTCGTGAACGTCATACAGCGGGTCGAGATGGTGCTCCGCATCAAGAAGGAGATCAAGCGCTATATCAACGAGCTCGGCAACGAAGGCCGACTGATCAGCATGCAGATGGATGAGCTTGTGAGCAATATGGAGGAGGAGGCTTGGCTGCTGTATGCAGACTATGCCCGGGAGTACAGCGAGGAGAAGATCCGCGAGATCATTCTCGCGCTCAAGCGTTCAACGGATGAGGAGCTGCTGGACATTCACCATATCGTACGGCTTCTTGGATACCCGGCTTCCGCCGCTGCTTCGGAGGAAGAAATACTGCCGCGCGGTTACCGGATTTTGAACAAAATCCCGCGCCTTCCGAATGTGATCATCCGCAACCTGGTGGACCAGTTCCATGACTTATCCAGCATTATGACCGCTTCCATCCATGAGCTGGATGAAGTAGACGGGATCGGCGAGGTTCGGGCACGCACCATCAAAGAAGGCTTGAAACGCTTGCAGGAACAAGTATTCATTGACAGACAAATCTAA
- the pssA gene encoding CDP-diacylglycerol--serine O-phosphatidyltransferase: MTKSIPNMFTLGNLFLGMIGIILATEGRTSMAAIMIIIAMLLDGLDGRVARALNAQSEFGKELDSLSDVISFGVAPALIMYTVAFTDINTALAWTVTAIFPMCGALRLARFNVRPGIPGYFIGLPIPAAGGVLATLALFHEEITAPYMIFAVLLLSYLMVSSVKYPNFKKIGIPKTAIKFTPLVIIGAVMVAVFFPEQTSMLIFVPLVLYAGYGLKQNFRRLNRKNRRKKDDRNSDEAYQSSDR; encoded by the coding sequence ATGACGAAATCAATTCCGAACATGTTTACTTTAGGTAATCTGTTTCTCGGAATGATTGGTATCATCTTGGCGACGGAAGGTCGAACGAGTATGGCTGCCATTATGATTATCATTGCCATGCTCCTTGACGGACTGGATGGTCGGGTAGCTCGGGCCTTGAATGCCCAAAGCGAATTCGGCAAGGAACTTGACTCCTTGTCCGATGTGATTTCATTTGGCGTAGCACCGGCACTTATTATGTATACCGTAGCGTTTACGGATATTAATACCGCATTGGCTTGGACAGTGACCGCCATATTTCCGATGTGCGGCGCACTGCGGCTTGCAAGATTCAATGTTCGTCCGGGCATCCCGGGATATTTTATCGGCCTGCCGATCCCCGCAGCGGGAGGCGTGCTCGCCACCCTGGCGTTGTTCCATGAAGAGATTACAGCACCTTATATGATTTTTGCCGTACTATTGCTTTCTTACCTCATGGTTAGCTCAGTCAAGTACCCGAATTTCAAAAAGATCGGCATTCCGAAAACAGCGATTAAATTTACGCCTTTGGTCATCATTGGCGCCGTGATGGTAGCCGTGTTCTTTCCGGAGCAGACCTCCATGCTGATCTTCGTGCCTTTGGTGTTGTATGCTGGTTACGGCTTGAAGCAGAATTTCCGCAGGCTTAACCGTAAAAACCGTCGCAAAAAAGATGACCGCAATTCCGATGAAGCCTATCAGTCTTCGGACCGGTAA
- a CDS encoding PIN/TRAM domain-containing protein, translating to MLKKAILAFTVLCGAWGGYTLYHTMERSFSGLSPMFGQGIFAAGSGAFAVLGGLLFGMIGVLSADRVTRWLHSLISSFSRIPMNELAAGTAGLLSGLLLSLLLSPGLSLLGQAGQLLQVGITLLGGYIGLRIGLEKKDELASLWMSGKWSQTAEPEGRRVEEHKILDTSVIIDGRIADICKTGFIEGTIVIPEFVLEELQHIADSSDLLKRNRGRRGLDILNKIQKELDVKVLIYEGDFEEISEVDSKLVKLAKVLQGKVVTNDFNLNKVCELQGVSVLNINDLANAVKPVVLPGEEILVQIIKDGKEHGQGVAYLDDGTMIVVEGGREYIGTMMEVLVTSVLQTSAGRMIFAKPKLLEKAQ from the coding sequence ATGTTAAAAAAAGCTATCTTAGCATTTACGGTATTATGCGGAGCATGGGGCGGGTATACGTTATATCATACAATGGAACGGTCTTTCTCAGGGCTCTCGCCTATGTTTGGACAAGGAATATTTGCAGCGGGGAGCGGAGCCTTCGCGGTACTTGGAGGATTATTGTTTGGCATGATCGGCGTGCTGTCGGCGGATCGGGTAACGAGATGGCTGCACAGCCTGATCTCTTCGTTCTCCCGGATCCCGATGAATGAGCTGGCCGCGGGAACGGCGGGATTGTTAAGCGGTTTGCTGCTGTCTTTATTGCTCTCACCGGGGCTATCCTTGCTCGGACAAGCAGGGCAGCTGCTGCAGGTTGGCATCACCCTGCTCGGCGGCTACATCGGTTTACGCATTGGATTGGAGAAGAAGGATGAACTCGCTTCCCTATGGATGTCGGGGAAGTGGAGCCAAACCGCCGAGCCGGAAGGCCGGCGCGTGGAGGAACATAAAATTCTGGATACAAGCGTTATTATTGATGGCAGGATCGCAGATATTTGCAAAACCGGATTTATTGAAGGAACGATTGTCATTCCCGAATTCGTCCTGGAGGAGCTTCAGCATATTGCGGACTCCTCGGATCTTCTGAAGCGAAATCGCGGCCGGCGCGGGCTTGATATCTTGAACAAAATCCAGAAGGAACTGGATGTAAAGGTGCTCATCTACGAAGGCGACTTTGAGGAGATATCCGAAGTGGACAGCAAGCTGGTGAAACTCGCCAAAGTGCTTCAAGGCAAAGTGGTCACGAATGATTTCAACTTGAACAAGGTTTGCGAGCTGCAGGGCGTGTCGGTGTTGAACATTAACGACCTGGCCAACGCGGTGAAGCCGGTGGTTCTGCCAGGGGAAGAAATTCTGGTGCAGATTATCAAGGACGGCAAAGAGCATGGTCAGGGCGTCGCATATCTAGATGACGGCACGATGATCGTAGTGGAGGGCGGACGCGAGTATATCGGCACGATGATGGAGGTGCTCGTTACCAGCGTACTGCAAACCTCGGCGGGCCGGATGATCTTCGCGAAACCAAAACTGTTGGAAAAAGCCCAGTAA
- the ispD gene encoding 2-C-methyl-D-erythritol 4-phosphate cytidylyltransferase produces MSNFGAVIVAAGKGTRMGTRESKQYLVLDGKPIIVHTLEAFSRIPWLQEIVLVTGMEDVPRCQSWVQEYGLDKVSTVIPGGSERQQSVYQGIKQISSEWVMIHDGVRPFVTQEEIEACRDAAIREGASVLGVPVKDTIKQVNGKGLITGTPDRQSLWAVQTPQAFRLSDLLSAHEAAAKEGFAGTDDAMLMERAGHPVTVVEGKYSNIKITTPEDLEYAAFLQKRKGEDME; encoded by the coding sequence ATGAGTAACTTCGGCGCCGTCATCGTAGCGGCGGGAAAAGGAACGAGGATGGGCACCCGGGAGAGCAAGCAGTACTTGGTTCTGGACGGTAAGCCCATTATCGTTCATACGCTTGAAGCATTCAGCCGGATACCATGGCTGCAGGAAATTGTGCTTGTAACGGGGATGGAGGATGTTCCTCGCTGTCAGTCCTGGGTGCAGGAATACGGTTTGGATAAGGTATCGACCGTAATCCCTGGCGGAAGCGAGAGACAACAGTCCGTATATCAAGGCATCAAGCAAATCTCTTCAGAATGGGTAATGATACATGACGGCGTAAGGCCGTTCGTAACGCAAGAGGAAATTGAAGCCTGCCGCGATGCGGCGATCCGCGAAGGCGCCTCGGTGCTCGGGGTTCCCGTGAAGGATACGATTAAGCAGGTGAACGGTAAGGGGCTGATTACAGGTACCCCGGACCGTCAAAGTCTGTGGGCCGTCCAGACCCCACAGGCTTTTCGTCTTTCCGACCTGCTGTCCGCGCATGAAGCTGCGGCGAAGGAGGGATTTGCCGGCACCGACGACGCCATGCTGATGGAGCGGGCAGGGCATCCGGTCACCGTGGTGGAGGGGAAATACAGCAACATCAAAATCACCACGCCGGAGGATCTGGAATATGCGGCTTTTTTACAGAAACGTAAGGGAGAGGACATGGAATGA
- the ispF gene encoding 2-C-methyl-D-erythritol 2,4-cyclodiphosphate synthase has product MIRVGQGFDVHQLVEGRPCIIGGVTIPHDKGLLGHSDADVLLHAVTDAILGALGLGDIGRHFPDNDPAFKDADSLKLLEQVWVMAKERGYRLGNIDSTIIAQKPKMAPYIPQMAEVIAKALDAEVDQVNVKATTTEQLGFTGRGEGIAAQSVVCLVKGVLSS; this is encoded by the coding sequence ATGATTCGAGTAGGACAAGGGTTTGACGTACATCAGCTCGTAGAAGGAAGGCCGTGCATCATCGGAGGGGTCACGATTCCGCATGACAAAGGTCTGCTCGGGCACTCCGACGCCGACGTGCTGCTGCACGCCGTGACGGACGCGATCCTGGGGGCGCTGGGGCTTGGCGACATCGGACGCCATTTTCCCGATAACGATCCTGCCTTTAAAGACGCCGACAGCCTGAAGCTTTTGGAACAGGTATGGGTCATGGCAAAGGAACGCGGGTATAGACTTGGTAATATCGATTCCACGATTATTGCCCAGAAGCCGAAGATGGCGCCATACATTCCGCAAATGGCGGAAGTGATCGCCAAAGCGCTGGATGCCGAGGTGGATCAGGTGAACGTGAAGGCGACCACCACCGAGCAGCTCGGGTTTACCGGCAGGGGCGAAGGAATCGCCGCGCAGTCGGTTGTCTGCCTTGTAAAAGGTGTGCTATCATCTTGA
- the gltX gene encoding glutamate--tRNA ligase yields the protein MTGEVRVRYAPSPTGHLHIGNARTALFNYLFARKNNGKFIIRIEDTDVKRNVEGGEQSQLKYLKWLGMDWDESVDVGGEYGPYRQTERLDIYKQYWQDLLDRGLAYRCYCTEEELEQEREEQMARGETPRYSGKHRDLTEEQRQALEAEGRVASIRFRVPEDRVYTFDDMVKGTISFNSKETGDFVIVKKDGIPTYNFAVALDDHLMKISHVLRGEDHISNTPRQLMIYEAFGWEPPQFGHMTLIVGEDHKKLSKRNESIIQFIEQYDQLGYLPEALFNFISLLGWSPEGEEEVFSQEQLISIFDEHRLSKSPAVFDTNKLAHMNNTYIKNADPDRIADLAIPHLQKASRLPSKLTAEQEEWARALVALYQEQMTAASDIVDLSEVFFRTHLELDAEGIEVMGGEQVPAVLSAFLAKIEQSDEFNAQKIAAMIKEVQKETGFKGKQLFMPIRVALTGQTHGRDLNQTIWLLGRDRVLDRLRSQIKGA from the coding sequence ATGACCGGAGAAGTCCGCGTGCGCTACGCACCGAGTCCAACGGGACATTTACATATCGGCAATGCCAGAACGGCATTATTCAATTATTTATTCGCCCGCAAGAACAACGGGAAATTCATTATCCGCATCGAGGATACGGATGTGAAACGCAACGTGGAAGGCGGCGAGCAGAGCCAGCTGAAGTACTTGAAGTGGCTGGGCATGGATTGGGACGAGAGCGTGGATGTCGGGGGCGAGTACGGACCTTATCGCCAGACCGAGCGTCTTGATATTTATAAACAATATTGGCAGGACCTTCTGGATCGCGGGCTTGCTTACCGCTGCTACTGCACGGAGGAAGAGCTGGAGCAGGAGCGGGAAGAGCAGATGGCTCGGGGCGAAACGCCGCGCTATTCCGGGAAGCATCGCGATCTGACCGAAGAGCAGCGCCAGGCGCTTGAGGCTGAAGGCCGCGTGGCGAGCATCCGCTTCCGCGTGCCGGAAGACCGCGTCTACACGTTCGACGATATGGTGAAGGGCACGATTTCGTTTAACAGCAAAGAGACGGGCGACTTCGTCATCGTCAAAAAAGACGGCATTCCTACCTACAATTTCGCGGTAGCTTTGGATGATCATCTCATGAAGATCAGCCATGTGCTGCGCGGGGAGGATCATATCTCCAATACGCCGCGTCAGCTGATGATCTATGAAGCCTTCGGGTGGGAGCCCCCTCAGTTCGGGCATATGACCCTGATCGTGGGCGAGGATCACAAGAAGCTGAGCAAGCGCAACGAATCGATCATCCAGTTCATCGAGCAGTATGACCAGCTTGGTTATTTGCCTGAAGCGCTGTTCAACTTCATCTCGCTGCTGGGCTGGTCTCCGGAAGGGGAAGAGGAAGTGTTCTCCCAAGAGCAGCTGATCTCGATCTTCGATGAGCATCGCTTGTCCAAGAGCCCGGCGGTATTCGACACGAACAAGCTGGCTCATATGAACAACACGTACATTAAGAACGCGGATCCGGACCGGATCGCCGATTTGGCCATTCCGCATTTGCAGAAAGCCAGCCGTTTGCCGTCCAAGCTTACGGCCGAGCAGGAGGAATGGGCACGCGCGCTCGTGGCGCTCTATCAGGAGCAGATGACGGCGGCTTCGGATATCGTGGATCTGTCGGAAGTGTTCTTCCGCACGCACCTGGAGCTGGATGCCGAGGGGATCGAAGTGATGGGCGGCGAGCAGGTGCCTGCCGTACTGTCCGCATTCCTGGCGAAGATCGAACAGTCCGATGAGTTTAACGCGCAGAAGATCGCCGCCATGATCAAGGAAGTCCAGAAGGAGACCGGGTTTAAGGGCAAACAGCTCTTCATGCCGATCCGCGTAGCCCTGACGGGACAAACCCATGGCCGCGACTTGAACCAGACGATCTGGCTGCTTGGCAGGGACCGCGTGCTTGACCGTTTGCGTTCCCAGATCAAGGGCGCATAA
- the cysE gene encoding serine O-acetyltransferase: MFKQMKSDIRTVFENDPAARGLFEVVFTYSGLHALWAHRVAHALFKRRWYTLARIISQISRFMTGIEIHPGARIGSRLFIDHGMGVVIGETCEIGDDVVIYQGVTLGGTGKEKGKRHPTIGNNVVIGSGAKVLGSFTIGDNCNIGSNAVVLRPVPPNSTVVGNPGKVVKQNGERVRDRLDHTNLPDPIVDTLRSMQKEIDQLRAELDESKGSRHQAMVSEAVVSSAKEE; the protein is encoded by the coding sequence ATGTTTAAACAGATGAAATCGGATATTCGGACAGTGTTCGAGAATGACCCGGCCGCCCGGGGACTTTTTGAAGTGGTATTCACCTACTCGGGACTTCACGCCCTGTGGGCGCACCGGGTGGCTCATGCATTATTTAAGCGGCGGTGGTATACGCTGGCACGGATCATATCTCAGATCAGCCGGTTCATGACAGGCATCGAGATTCATCCGGGCGCCCGTATCGGGAGTCGGCTGTTCATTGACCATGGCATGGGGGTTGTCATTGGAGAGACCTGCGAGATCGGAGACGACGTGGTGATCTACCAGGGGGTGACCCTTGGCGGAACCGGTAAGGAAAAAGGCAAGCGGCATCCGACCATCGGCAACAACGTGGTCATCGGATCCGGAGCGAAAGTGCTAGGTTCTTTTACGATTGGGGATAACTGTAACATCGGATCCAACGCGGTCGTATTAAGGCCCGTACCCCCGAACAGCACCGTCGTTGGCAATCCCGGCAAAGTCGTGAAACAGAACGGGGAGCGGGTGCGCGACCGGCTGGATCACACGAACCTGCCCGATCCGATTGTCGATACGCTCCGTTCGATGCAGAAGGAGATCGATCAGCTCCGGGCGGAGCTGGATGAGAGCAAGGGAAGCCGGCATCAAGCGATGGTTTCCGAGGCTGTCGTGTCTTCGGCCAAGGAAGAATAG